The Onthophagus taurus isolate NC chromosome 2, IU_Otau_3.0, whole genome shotgun sequence genome includes a window with the following:
- the LOC111413998 gene encoding cytosolic non-specific dipeptidase-like isoform X2, with product MTYGEYYALEKSKKIAIQPDLLKHLQFCDSRRQQFIDDLNDAVKIKSVSGNYDHIKDMIHMIKFVEGWMIRLGIAYECFYIGFHELDGKRVRLPPVILASIGNDRTKKTVCIYGYLDVPLPDESKWNTDPWVVTQIDKFLYGNGVASGKSALMCWFHAIEGILTTSKLPINIKFIIESMHHCRSEGLDEFLMTKKLDFLCNIDYVVMCDSQWIGEKYPCITYGAVGIIHAQVTIEKVEGSDTEPKDDADKIFDTLIGDRGHVLIPEFSDTVMQISPDEEMLYEKIQDFDVTELAPNLEPFQKDWDQVKLLMHFWRLPSIYIEPTQICTCDKKDFSVVKKDFMIKIVPNQAVEKIIQLTNKHITNTAEKMGIKNKIEMDVPTFTRPWLENSRTPNYTAARRATIQIYKEDPSMIRDDRAYVIMNILQKIVDKNILLLPLGNKDINAGRENENITLKNYQEGTKLLAAYLFQLGYIG from the exons ATGACCTATGGAGAATATTACGCTCTCGAAAAAAGCAAAAAGATTGCCATCCAACCGGatttattgaaacatttaCAATTCTGCGATTCGAGACGTCAACAGTTTATAGACGATTTGAACGATgcagttaaaattaaaagtgtatCGGGAAATTACGACCATATAAAAGATATGATACATATGATTAAATTCGTTGAAGGTTGGATGATTAGATTGGGCATTGCATACGAGTGCTTTTATATTGGATTTCATGAGTTGGATGGAAAAAGAGTTAGATTACCGCCTGTAATTTTGGCTAGTATAGGAAATGATCGTACTAAAAAAACG GTATGTATTTACGGATATTTAGACGTCCCACTTCCAGATGAAAGCAAATGGAATACTGATCCGTGGGTAGTGACACAGatcgataaatttttgtatggtAATGGTGTTGCTTCGGGTAAATCTGCTCTTATGTGCTGGTTTCATGCCATCGAAGGAATCTTAACAACTTCAAAATTAcctataaacattaaattcatCATTGAATCTATGCATCATTGTCGCAGTGAAGGTTTGGATGAATTCTTGATGACGAAAAAATTAGACTTTTTGTGTAACATTGATTATGTAGTTATGTGTGATTCGCAATGGATTGGAGAAAAGTATCCTTGTATAACTTACGGCGCAGTTG GTATCATACACGCTCAAGTTACTATCGAAAAAGTTGAAGGTTCTGATACGGAACCTAAAGATGATgcagataaaattttcgacaccTTAATCGGTGATAGAGGGCATGTTCTTATTCCAGAATTTAGCGACACAGTTATGCAAATCTCACCGGATGAAGAAATGCTTTACGAGAAAATACAAGATTTTGATGTGACTGAATTAGC TCCCAACTTAGAACCTTTCCAAAAGGATTGGGATCAAGTGAAGTTGCTAATGCATTTTTGGAGGTTACCATCAATATATATTGAACCCACTCAAATTTGTACCTGTGATAAGAAAGATTTTTCCGTTGTAAAGAAAGATTTTATGATAAAGATAGTTCCCAATCAAGCTGTTGAAAAAATAATCCAACTGACGAATAAACATATTACGAATACAGCGGAAAAAATGGgaattaaaaacaagattGAAATGGACGTTCCAACTTTTACAAGACCTTGGTTGGAAAACAGCAGAACTCCTAATTATACAGCTGCCAGACGAGCTACCATTCAGATTTACAAAGAAGATCCGAGCATGATTCGAGATGATAGAGCATACGTAATTAtgaacatattacaaaaaattgtagaCAAGAACATTTTATTACTACCGTTGGGTAATAAAGACATAAACGCCGGTAGAGAGAATGAAAATATAACCCTGAAGAACTATCAAGAAGGCACAAAACTTCTCGCTGCGTATCTGTTTCAATTAGGGTATATTGGATAG
- the LOC111413998 gene encoding cytosolic non-specific dipeptidase-like isoform X1 has translation MVYPHTYRTEHSETRTTNMTYGEYYALEKSKKIAIQPDLLKHLQFCDSRRQQFIDDLNDAVKIKSVSGNYDHIKDMIHMIKFVEGWMIRLGIAYECFYIGFHELDGKRVRLPPVILASIGNDRTKKTVCIYGYLDVPLPDESKWNTDPWVVTQIDKFLYGNGVASGKSALMCWFHAIEGILTTSKLPINIKFIIESMHHCRSEGLDEFLMTKKLDFLCNIDYVVMCDSQWIGEKYPCITYGAVGIIHAQVTIEKVEGSDTEPKDDADKIFDTLIGDRGHVLIPEFSDTVMQISPDEEMLYEKIQDFDVTELAPNLEPFQKDWDQVKLLMHFWRLPSIYIEPTQICTCDKKDFSVVKKDFMIKIVPNQAVEKIIQLTNKHITNTAEKMGIKNKIEMDVPTFTRPWLENSRTPNYTAARRATIQIYKEDPSMIRDDRAYVIMNILQKIVDKNILLLPLGNKDINAGRENENITLKNYQEGTKLLAAYLFQLGYIG, from the exons atggtgtaTCCGCATACTTATCGTACAGAACACAGTGAAACACGTACTACGAACATGACCTATGGAGAATATTACGCTCTCGAAAAAAGCAAAAAGATTGCCATCCAACCGGatttattgaaacatttaCAATTCTGCGATTCGAGACGTCAACAGTTTATAGACGATTTGAACGATgcagttaaaattaaaagtgtatCGGGAAATTACGACCATATAAAAGATATGATACATATGATTAAATTCGTTGAAGGTTGGATGATTAGATTGGGCATTGCATACGAGTGCTTTTATATTGGATTTCATGAGTTGGATGGAAAAAGAGTTAGATTACCGCCTGTAATTTTGGCTAGTATAGGAAATGATCGTACTAAAAAAACG GTATGTATTTACGGATATTTAGACGTCCCACTTCCAGATGAAAGCAAATGGAATACTGATCCGTGGGTAGTGACACAGatcgataaatttttgtatggtAATGGTGTTGCTTCGGGTAAATCTGCTCTTATGTGCTGGTTTCATGCCATCGAAGGAATCTTAACAACTTCAAAATTAcctataaacattaaattcatCATTGAATCTATGCATCATTGTCGCAGTGAAGGTTTGGATGAATTCTTGATGACGAAAAAATTAGACTTTTTGTGTAACATTGATTATGTAGTTATGTGTGATTCGCAATGGATTGGAGAAAAGTATCCTTGTATAACTTACGGCGCAGTTG GTATCATACACGCTCAAGTTACTATCGAAAAAGTTGAAGGTTCTGATACGGAACCTAAAGATGATgcagataaaattttcgacaccTTAATCGGTGATAGAGGGCATGTTCTTATTCCAGAATTTAGCGACACAGTTATGCAAATCTCACCGGATGAAGAAATGCTTTACGAGAAAATACAAGATTTTGATGTGACTGAATTAGC TCCCAACTTAGAACCTTTCCAAAAGGATTGGGATCAAGTGAAGTTGCTAATGCATTTTTGGAGGTTACCATCAATATATATTGAACCCACTCAAATTTGTACCTGTGATAAGAAAGATTTTTCCGTTGTAAAGAAAGATTTTATGATAAAGATAGTTCCCAATCAAGCTGTTGAAAAAATAATCCAACTGACGAATAAACATATTACGAATACAGCGGAAAAAATGGgaattaaaaacaagattGAAATGGACGTTCCAACTTTTACAAGACCTTGGTTGGAAAACAGCAGAACTCCTAATTATACAGCTGCCAGACGAGCTACCATTCAGATTTACAAAGAAGATCCGAGCATGATTCGAGATGATAGAGCATACGTAATTAtgaacatattacaaaaaattgtagaCAAGAACATTTTATTACTACCGTTGGGTAATAAAGACATAAACGCCGGTAGAGAGAATGAAAATATAACCCTGAAGAACTATCAAGAAGGCACAAAACTTCTCGCTGCGTATCTGTTTCAATTAGGGTATATTGGATAG